Proteins from a genomic interval of Acetobacterium woodii DSM 1030:
- the gyrA gene encoding DNA gyrase subunit A yields the protein MDEIIEFDRIKSINIEEEMKTSYIDYAMSVIIGRALPDVRDGLKPVHRRIIYAMSQLGLTPEKTFRKSARIVGDVLGKYHPHGDSSVYDAMVRMAQEWSIRYLIVNGQGNFGSVDGDSAAAMRYTEAKMGKIAAELLRDINKETVDFVPNFDESETEPSVLPSKYPNLLVNGSSGIAVGMATNIPPHNLGEIIDGTIAFIDDQDITIDELMKHIKGPDFPTAGIVLGKSGIKSAYRTGRGRIKVRGKVDIVTTKKGKKQIVITEIPYMVNKSKLVEKIAELVKEKKIEGISDLRDESDLKKGMSIIIDLKRDANETIILNQLYKHTQLQETFGVIMLALVNNEPKVLNLKEILFHYIEHQKEIITRRTIFDLKKAKARAHILEGLKIALDHIDEVIKLIRAAADGKVAKEQLIERFDLSEIQAQAILDMRLQRLTGLEREKIEEEYKELMVTIAELEAILANGQLVLNIIKEELLEIKEKYGDKRRTSFDIDVEDFEIEDLIEEEEVVITMTHIGYVKRITADNYRSQKRGGKGITALSTRENDFVEHLFTTTTHHYLMFFTNLGKVYRLKAFEIPEGGRTARGTAIVNLLPLEDGEQIATMIPVKEFTADKYLIMATKQGIIKKTDLTEYDTSRKNGIIAINLREDDELINVRLVEQDEEIVMGTQCGYAIRFNSEEVRPISRTSIGVRGIDLREDDVVVGMDIVKEELFVLCVSENGYGKLSASDLYRPQKRGGKGVQTYKVTKKTGELVGFCVISRDGEIMMINNQGVVIKLEGNDITAVGRNTQGVRLMKLKSDESIATISKVYKEDTVDVFDDDDENKMTPVTTTEK from the coding sequence ATGGATGAAATAATTGAATTTGATCGGATAAAATCGATTAATATTGAAGAAGAAATGAAAACTTCCTATATTGACTATGCCATGAGTGTCATTATAGGTCGGGCTTTACCAGATGTCAGAGATGGTCTAAAACCAGTTCATCGTCGGATCATCTATGCCATGAGCCAATTGGGATTAACCCCGGAAAAAACCTTTCGTAAGTCGGCCCGTATTGTTGGGGATGTTTTGGGTAAGTATCACCCCCATGGTGATTCCTCAGTTTATGATGCGATGGTTCGAATGGCTCAGGAATGGTCGATCCGTTATCTGATTGTTAATGGACAAGGGAACTTTGGTTCCGTTGATGGTGATAGTGCTGCGGCGATGCGTTATACTGAAGCAAAAATGGGGAAAATAGCCGCAGAACTGCTTCGTGATATCAATAAAGAAACCGTCGATTTTGTTCCTAACTTTGATGAATCCGAAACGGAACCTTCAGTTCTACCATCAAAATACCCAAATCTTCTAGTTAATGGATCATCTGGGATTGCCGTTGGAATGGCCACCAATATTCCACCGCATAATCTGGGTGAAATCATTGATGGGACGATTGCGTTTATTGATGATCAGGATATTACCATTGATGAGTTAATGAAACATATTAAAGGACCTGATTTTCCAACCGCCGGAATTGTCTTGGGAAAATCTGGCATTAAAAGTGCTTATCGTACCGGCCGGGGACGAATTAAAGTGCGTGGTAAAGTTGACATTGTGACGACTAAAAAAGGCAAAAAACAAATTGTTATTACTGAAATCCCCTATATGGTTAATAAATCAAAGCTGGTTGAAAAAATTGCCGAACTGGTTAAAGAGAAAAAAATTGAAGGCATCTCCGATTTAAGAGATGAATCAGACCTGAAAAAAGGGATGTCAATTATTATTGACTTAAAAAGAGATGCAAATGAAACGATCATTTTAAATCAATTATATAAACATACCCAATTGCAGGAAACCTTTGGCGTAATCATGCTGGCCTTGGTTAATAATGAACCAAAGGTTCTGAATTTAAAAGAAATTCTGTTTCATTATATTGAACATCAAAAAGAAATTATCACCAGACGAACAATTTTTGATCTGAAAAAAGCTAAAGCACGGGCACATATTTTAGAAGGCTTAAAAATTGCCTTGGATCATATCGATGAAGTGATTAAATTAATCCGTGCTGCTGCCGATGGAAAAGTAGCCAAAGAACAATTAATCGAACGATTTGACCTGTCAGAAATTCAGGCCCAGGCGATTCTGGATATGCGTTTGCAACGTTTAACCGGTTTGGAACGGGAAAAAATAGAAGAAGAATATAAAGAATTGATGGTCACTATTGCCGAACTTGAAGCAATTTTAGCAAATGGGCAATTGGTTCTTAATATCATTAAAGAAGAACTTTTAGAAATTAAAGAAAAGTATGGCGATAAACGTCGAACCTCCTTTGATATTGATGTCGAAGACTTTGAAATTGAAGATTTAATTGAAGAAGAAGAAGTTGTAATCACGATGACCCATATCGGTTATGTGAAGCGCATTACCGCTGATAATTACCGATCACAAAAACGCGGTGGAAAAGGTATTACCGCACTGAGCACTCGGGAAAATGATTTTGTTGAACACCTCTTTACAACAACAACGCATCATTATCTGATGTTCTTTACCAATCTTGGTAAAGTCTATCGATTAAAAGCCTTTGAAATTCCAGAAGGCGGACGTACTGCCAGAGGAACTGCGATCGTGAATTTGTTGCCGCTTGAAGATGGGGAGCAAATTGCCACCATGATTCCGGTCAAAGAATTCACTGCCGATAAATATTTGATCATGGCGACTAAACAAGGGATTATCAAGAAAACCGATTTAACCGAATATGATACCTCCCGTAAAAATGGCATCATCGCTATTAACTTAAGAGAAGATGATGAGCTAATCAATGTGCGACTGGTTGAACAGGATGAAGAAATTGTCATGGGAACCCAATGTGGTTATGCGATCCGATTTAATTCAGAAGAAGTCCGACCAATCAGCCGAACTTCCATTGGGGTTCGCGGGATTGATCTACGAGAAGACGACGTCGTTGTCGGAATGGACATTGTCAAAGAAGAATTATTTGTTCTTTGCGTCAGTGAAAATGGTTATGGCAAGCTGAGTGCATCAGACTTGTATCGTCCGCAAAAACGCGGCGGTAAAGGGGTTCAAACCTATAAAGTCACAAAGAAAACCGGTGAGCTGGTAGGTTTCTGTGTGATCAGCCGAGATGGTGAAATTATGATGATTAATAACCAGGGCGTGGTCATTAAGTTAGAAGGTAATGATATTACCGCGGTTGGTCGAAATACTCAGGGTGTACGATTAATGAAATTAAAATCAGACGAATCAATTGCAACTATTTCTAAGGTTTATAAGGAGGATACAGTGGATGTTTTCGACGATGACGACGAAAATAAAATGACACCCGTAACAACCACTGAAAAATAA
- a CDS encoding PTS sugar transporter subunit IIA: MGSLIHIDCIQVNCLVKDQFEAITVAVNPLLAQGYITEDFLDAAIERERVFPTGLPTKIGVALPHTEAKYVLVESISIVTLKNTVVFAGMGNPKESVPVQILFLLAINDPEKQLKVLQTIITIIQNEKVLQKIKDAKEPQTIYNLIKTFL; this comes from the coding sequence ATGGGATCGTTAATCCATATCGATTGTATTCAGGTAAATTGTCTGGTCAAAGACCAATTCGAAGCCATCACTGTAGCTGTCAATCCTTTGTTGGCGCAGGGATATATTACCGAAGATTTTTTAGATGCCGCGATTGAAAGGGAACGCGTTTTTCCCACCGGTTTACCGACAAAAATAGGGGTTGCTTTGCCCCATACTGAAGCTAAATATGTATTAGTGGAAAGTATTTCTATTGTTACGCTAAAAAATACCGTTGTATTTGCAGGAATGGGGAATCCTAAAGAAAGTGTTCCGGTCCAGATTCTATTTTTACTGGCGATTAATGACCCTGAAAAACAATTGAAGGTATTACAAACCATTATTACCATTATCCAAAATGAAAAAGTATTACAAAAAATAAAAGATGCAAAAGAACCGCAAACCATTTATAATCTTATTAAGACTTTTTTATAA
- the rpe gene encoding ribulose-phosphate 3-epimerase: protein MNIKIAPSMLSADFANLERDLKTIEKNGADYLHVDIMDGHFVPNITMGPDQVAQLRKTIAIPFDVHLMITEPLKYIDRFAAAGADIITVHVESEGEIQACIDAIVNKGVKAGLVLSPDTPLEILVPYLDQISMILIMCVYPGFGGQSYIPESTEKIRACRQLIGHREIDLQVDGGINFKTLKEVIDAGANVIVSGSCLFKGDMKDNMRQFRKIIHG, encoded by the coding sequence ATGAATATTAAAATTGCCCCATCGATGCTAAGTGCAGATTTTGCCAATTTGGAACGAGACCTCAAAACGATTGAAAAAAATGGCGCCGACTATCTCCATGTGGATATTATGGATGGTCATTTTGTCCCTAACATTACCATGGGTCCCGACCAGGTAGCACAATTAAGAAAGACAATCGCGATTCCCTTTGATGTTCATTTGATGATCACTGAGCCACTTAAGTATATTGATCGATTTGCCGCTGCCGGAGCCGATATTATCACCGTTCACGTGGAATCAGAGGGAGAAATTCAGGCGTGTATTGATGCGATTGTAAATAAAGGTGTTAAAGCGGGACTCGTTTTATCACCAGATACGCCATTAGAAATACTTGTACCATATCTTGATCAAATCAGTATGATTTTAATTATGTGTGTTTATCCGGGTTTTGGCGGGCAAAGCTATATCCCTGAAAGCACCGAAAAAATTAGAGCTTGCCGTCAGTTGATTGGTCATCGCGAGATTGATCTACAGGTTGATGGCGGTATTAATTTCAAGACCTTAAAAGAAGTAATAGATGCCGGTGCCAATGTTATTGTATCGGGATCCTGTTTATTTAAAGGCGATATGAAAGATAATATGAGACAATTTAGAAAAATAATCCATGGATAA
- a CDS encoding PTS sugar transporter subunit IIB — MKLILVACGTALATSTVVAKKIEQIAQENGIECRTVQAKAVDAYKKYQELHPDAIVCTCQLEGEITIPVINGRAFLTGINIQSTIDQLIEILKK, encoded by the coding sequence ATGAAGCTTATTTTAGTTGCATGTGGAACAGCTTTGGCAACCTCAACAGTGGTAGCCAAAAAGATTGAACAGATTGCTCAGGAAAATGGCATTGAATGTCGAACCGTTCAAGCTAAAGCAGTGGATGCCTATAAAAAATATCAAGAATTACATCCCGATGCGATTGTCTGTACCTGCCAGCTGGAAGGCGAAATTACCATTCCGGTTATTAATGGCCGGGCTTTTTTAACCGGAATCAATATCCAAAGCACCATTGATCAGCTAATTGAGATACTTAAAAAATAA